From Anopheles arabiensis isolate DONGOLA chromosome 3, AaraD3, whole genome shotgun sequence, a single genomic window includes:
- the LOC120903153 gene encoding ATP-binding cassette sub-family A member 3-like, which produces MSTSNWGKFVLLLWKNWIITKRHYLQTFFEIAIPVLACILLIVIRGLVDAEEFEQPTIFNPLELNTISHLRKNSQIDPPIIYSIAYSPQSPLLQSIVERSTAYLDEELAVIAFNSSQTLQAHLQVNNILVGIEFPDIYANLTQLPEQTVLSLRYPSEMRTFRETGTEFWNNWQTERLFPPFQVPGARQFERDDGGYPANYYNETFLQIQSAISRSILQQRDPNYQFPDVYLSRYPYPPFYSDNLLVGLENLLPLIIVIAFFYTCINTVKYITVEKERQLKEAMKIMGLSSWLHWSAWFVKCISLLLISISIITVLLCVSITTNTDLAIFTFANWFAIWFYLFIYSLATITFCFMMSTFFSKANTASGIAGLMWFVFVMPYNIAFSNYDTMSLSAKLALCLFHNSGMSFGFMLIMRHEGTTNGLQWSNMFDPVTVDDDLSVGATMMMLLADAVIYLVIALYVEKVFPGEYGVAEPWYFPVTKKFWTSQVTPAGGEDGGEQHHDTGGSTTMEAEPVGKYAGIRIKGLRKVFNKTKVAVKGLHLSMFEDQITVLLGHNGAGKTTTMSMLTGVFSPTSGTALINDCDIRTNIEGARKSLGLCPQHNVLFNEMTVSEHIKFFARLKGVESKRIPQEIDHYVSVLQLEDKRHAQSHTLSGGMKRKLAVGVALCGGSKVVFCDEPTSGMDPTARRALWDLLIQEKKGRTILLSTHFMDEADILGDRIAIMADGELKAAGSSFFLKKRFGVGYRLICVKEDGCDSTRVTDLMRKHIPNLDVDTDIGTELSYVLDDEYTALFQPLLQDLETHSTSLGISSYGISLTTLEEVFLRVGSDSHALDKKPNGTDQPAQPYALTETSNGSTVTLTLDDQDHKLLTGFPLLSNQLQAMLLKKAIATKRSWIALLVQIFIPIFFVIMTVVIVRSFPDALSLPALPIGFDSYSSTVTVLEGTSADTSVIQAYQQLFEGAGASRSLVTVTEPMVDYILKRYEQNLPQVNNEFMVGASITPTNHTVWFNAQGFHTAPLAVSTFYNAMLRTVCAQCSILITNDPLPFRPETRFTQLQAGNNMGFQLAFNTGFAMAFVAALYIMFYIKERVTRSKLLQFVSGANVLGFWLISFLWDFMTFFVTIMFYVAVLAAFQEDGWSTGDEIGRVILVMVVFGFAFLPLTYLLSFAFDIPASGFVKVMILNIFTGTIFFMTVFLLLFDGFDLRHVAEGMEWAFLIFPLFALSHSLSNMNIAVATQQVCDSQCALIPNCTPELLCRVFPQCCNTEIFTFERTGISRNLMYMFVVGLISFLLLMCIEYRVIDRVFKRKSKQTAPPSESDEIDSDVRMEKLRVRGLTEGEIAANNLVLRDVTKYYKKFLAVNQLSLAVEHSQCFGLLGVNGAGKTTTFKMMTGDENISYGEAWVNGVSLNSNMNEVHRRIGYCPQFDALIDDLTGRETLRIFALLRGIPKSEIAALSSRLAEELNFAKHIDKQTKAYSGGNKRKLSTALALMGNPAVVYLDEPTTGMDPGARRQLWDVVCKERAAGKAIVLTSHSMEECEALCTRLAIMVNGEFKCLGSTQHLKNKFSNGYFLTIKLKRTEVVNTGRIDEVKQYIVERFPEAELKEEYLESVTYQIPSANTRWSTMFGIMEDAKKVLDIEDYALGQTSLEQVFLYFTKFQRVED; this is translated from the exons ATGAGCACCTCAAATTGGGGCAAGTTCGTCTTGCTCCTGTGGAAAAACTGGATCATCACCAAACGGCACTACCTACAGACGTTCTTCGAAATAGCCATCCCCGTGCTGGCCTGCATCCTGCTGATCGTGATCCGCGGCTTAGTCGATGCGGAAGAGTTCGAGCAACCAACCATCTTCAATCCGCTCGAGCTGAACACCATCTCACATCTTAG aAAAAATTCTCAAATAGATCCACCGATCATCTACTCGATCGCATACTCACCTCAAAGTCCATTGCTGCAGAGCATCGTAGAACGATCCACCGCCTACCTGGATGAAGAGTTGGCAGTGATAGCGTTCAACAGTTCCCAAACACTCCAGGCTCATCTGCAGGTGAACAATATCCTCGTTGGAATCGAATTTCCCGACATCTATGCA AACTTGACGCAACTACCGGAGCAGACCGTGCTGTCGTTGCGATACCCGAGCGAGATGCGTACGTTCCGCGAGACGGGCACCGAGTTTTGGAACAACTGGCAAACGGAGCGACTGTTTCCTCCGTTTCAAGTGCCCGGTGCGCGACAGTTCGAACGCGACGATGGTGGCTATCCGGCGAACTACTACAACGAGACGTTCCTGCAGATTCAGAGTGCCATTTCGCGGTCAATTCTGCAGCAGCGCGATCCCAACTATCAGTTCCCGGATGTGTATCTGAGT CGCTATCCATATCCTCCCTTCTACAGTGACAACCTGCTAGTGGGATTAGAAAATTTGCTCCCACTGATCATTGTGATCGCTTTCTTCTACACCTGCATCAACACCGTCAAGTACATTACGGTGGAGAAGGAGCGACAGCTAAAGGAGGCGATGAAGATCATGGGCCTTTCCAGCTGGCTGCACTGGTCGGCCTGGTTCGTTAAGTGCATCAGCCTACTGCTCATCTCGATCTCGATCATTACCGTACTACTCTGCGTCAGCATTACCACCAACACCGACCTGGCTATCTTCACGTTCGCCAACTGGTTCGCGATCTGGTTCTATCTGTTTATCTACAGCCTCGCCACCATCACGTTCTGCTTCATGATGAGCACGTTCTTCTCCAAAGCGAACACGGCGTCCGGCATAGCCGGGCTGATGTGGTTCGTGTTTGTGATGCCGTACAACATTGCCTTCTCGAACTACGACACGATGTCACTGTCGGCGAAGCTGGCACTCTGCCTATTCCACAACTCCGGCATGTCGTTCGGGTTTATGTTGATTATGCGCCACGAAGGCACCACGAATGGGTTGCAGTGGTCGAACATGTTCGATCCGGTGACGGTCGACGATGATCTGAGCGTTGGtgcgacgatgatgatgctgctggcaGATGCCGTGATCTATCTCGTGATTGCCCTGTACGTGGAGAAGGTGTTCCCGGGCGAGTACGGTGTCGCAGAGCCGTGGTACTTCCCGGTGACGAAGAAGTTCTGGACAAGCCAGGTCACACCGGCGGGCGGTGAGGATGGAGGTGAGCAACACCACGACACAGGCGGATCAACTACCATGGAAGCGGAACCCGTGGGCAAGTACGCCGGAATTCGTATCAAAGGTTTGCGGAAAGTGTTCAACAAGACGAAGGTTGCCGTCAAGGGACTCCATTTGAGTATGTTCGAGGATCAAATCACGGTCCTGCTGGGGCACAATGGAGCCGGTAAGACGACCACCATGTCCATGCTGACCGGCGTCTTCTCACCCACGTCCGGGACGGCCCTGATAAATGACTGTGACATTCGCACCAACATCGAGGGTGCACGCAAATCGCTCGGCCTTTGTCCGCAGCATAATGTGCTGTTCAACGAGATGACCGTTTCGGAGCACATCAAATTCTTCGCCCGGCTAAAGGGCGTCGAAAGCAAACGCATACCGCAGGAGATCGATCACTACGTGTCGGTGCTGCAGCTAGAGGATAAACGACATGCCCAAAGCCACACGCTGTCCGGTGGTATGAAGCGCAAGCTGGCCGTTGGTGTGGCGTTGTGCGGAGGTTCCAAGGTGGTATTCTGTGATGAGCCAACGTCTGGTATGGATCCGACAGCTCGGCGTGCGCTGTGGGATCTACTGATTCAGGAGAAGAAGGGACGCACCATTTTACTCTCCACGCACTTCATGGATGAGGCAGACATATTGGGCGATCGCATCGCGATCATGGCGGACGGTGAACTGAAAGCGGCAGGGTCGTCGTTTTTCCTGAAGAAACGATTCGGTGTTGGCTATCGGTTGATCTGCGTTAAGGAGGATGGTTGTGATTCGACGCGTGTAACAGACCTGATGCGAAAGCACATCCCCAACCTAGACGTTGACACCGACATCGGTACGGAGTTGTCGTACGTGCTGGATGATGAGTACACCGCGCTGTTCCAACCATTACTACAGGATCTTGAGACACACTCCACATCTCTCGGCATTAGCAGCTACGGCATCTCGTTAACGACGCTCGAGGAAGTGTTTCTGCGTGTTGGTAGTGACTCACATGCACTAGACAAGAAGCCCAACGGAACGGACCAGCCAGCCCAGCCGTACGCCCTTACGGAAACTTCGAATGGGTCTACCGTTACGCTAACGCTCGATGATCAAGATCATAAGCTACTGACTGGATTCCCGCTACTTTCGAACCAACTTCAGGCAATGCTGCTCAAGAAGGCAATCGCTACAAAGCGCAGCTGGATAGCACTACTCGTGCAGATCTTTATACCGATATTTTTCGTCATCATGACAGTGGTCATCGTGCGCTCGTTCCCGGACGCTCTCTCGCTCCCAGCCCTTCCGATCGGGTTTGACAGCTACTCCAGTACCGTCACTGTGCTGGAAGGAACATCAGCTGACACTAGCGTGATACAGGCCTATCAGCAGCTGTTCGAAGGGGCAGGCGCCAGTCGTTCGCTCGTAACGGTTACGGAACCAATGGTGGACTACATTCTCAAACGATACGAACAAAACTTGCCCCAAGTTAACAATGAGTTCATGGTGGGAGCATCGATCACACCGACCAACCACACGGTTTGGTTCAATGCGCAAGGATTCCACACGGCCCCGCTGGCGGTGAGCACGTTCTACAATGCGATGCTGCGCACGGTTTGCGCCCAGTGTTCGATACTGATCACGAACGATCCGTTGCCATTCCGGCCAGAGACAAGG TTCACACAGCTACAGGCAGGAAATAACATGGGATTCCAGCTGGCGTTCAACACCGGGTTTGCGATGGCATTCGTAGCCGCACTCTACATCATGTTCTACATTAAAGAGCGAGTGACCAGGTCGAAACTGCTGCAGTTTGTGAGCGGTGCCAACGTTCTCGGCTTTTGGCTCATCTCCTTCCTGTGGGATTTTATGACCTTCTTCGTAACGATCATGTTCTATGTTGCGGTGCTGGCAGCGTTCCAGGAAGATGGATGGTCTACTGGAGATGAGATAG GTCGTGTAATTCTAGTGATGGTCGTGTTTGGATTTGCCTTCCTACCGCTCACCTATCTGCTGTCGTTCGCGTTCGACATCCCGGCGAGCGGCTTCGTTAAGGTGATGATCCTTAACATCTTCACCGGTACGATCTTTTTCATGACcgtgtttctgctgctgttcgaTGGGTTCGATCTGCGCCACGTGGCCGAGGGTATGGAATGGGCCTTCCTTATATTCCCACTGTTTGCGCTCAGCCATTCGCTCAGCAACATGAACATTGCCGTCGCCACGCAGCAGGTGTGCGACTCACAGTGCGCACTAATACCAAACTGTACGCCGGAGTTGCTGTGCCGCGTCTTTCCCCAATGCTGCA ATACTGAAATATTCACCTTCGAGCGTACCGGCATCAGTCGCAACCTGATGTACATGTTTGTGGTAGGGTTGATCTCcttcctgctgctgatgtGCATCGAGTACCGTGTCATCGATCGGGTCTTTAAACGCAAGTCAAAGCAGACCGCTCCACCCAGCGAATCGGACGAGATCGATTCGGACGTGCGGATGGAGAAGCTGCGTGTTCGTGGACTGACCGAAGGTGAAATCGCCGCCAACAATCTGGTCCTGCGGGACGTCACCAAGTACTACAAGAAGTTCCTCGCCGTCAATCAACTCTCGCTGGCGGTGGAACACTCCCAGTGCTTCGGACTGCTTGGTGTGAATGGTGCCGGCAAGACGACTACCTTCAAGATGATGACGGGCGATGAGAACATTTCGTACGGCGAAGCTTGGGTCAATGGGGTAAGCTTGAACAGCAACATGAACGAGGTGCACCGTCGCATCGGGTACTGTCCCCAGTTTGATGCGCTGATCGATGATCTCACTGGGCGCGAAACGCTCCGAATCTTTGCCCTGTTGCGCGGAATACCCAAGTCGGAAATAGCGGCCCTGTCGAGCCGGTTGGCAGAAGAGCTTAACTTTGCAAAGCACATCGACAAGCAGACTAAGGCGTACAGTGGAGGCAACAAGCGTAAGCTCAGCACGGCGCTGGCACTGATGGGCAATCCGGCGGTGGTGTATCTGGACGAACCGACCACCGGGATGGATCCGGGTGCTCGCCGACAGCTGTGGGACGTTGTGTGCAAGGAACGGGCGGCTGGTAAAGCCATCGTGCTGACGTCACACAGCATGGAGGAGTGTGAGGCGCTCTGCACGCGGCTGGCCATCATGGTGAATGGAGAGTTTAAATGTCTCGGATCGACGCAACACTTGAAGAACAAGTTCTCCAATGGGTACTTCCTCACGATAAAGCTGAAGCGTACGGAAGTAGTCAATACGGGACGGATTGATGAGGTGAAGCAGTACATCGTGGAGCGGTTCCCGGAGGCAGAATTGAA GGAAGAGTATCTCGAATCGGTGACGTACCAGATTCCGTCGGCCAACACACGATGGTCCACCATGTTCGGCATCATGGAGGACGCCAAGAAGGTGCTCGACATCGAGGACTATGCGCTTGGACAGACTTCGCTCGAGCAGGTGTTTTTGTACTTCACGAAATTCCAGCGAGTAGAAGACTAA
- the LOC120901640 gene encoding uncharacterized protein DDB_G0283357, protein MGLLEQLQEQGWYITQPGLDKLLEGEKNGSAASADVKQVVKLALNVDLREYGGGALASLSSRGAKAESFDGPGVVQLVKLRNLGAPKVNEESKVAPRLLKLTVTDGQTQYIALEHEHISCLSLNTPPGTKILLKNGPIRILQGVMMLGEKNVQVLGGHVTALVEKWELSRTMAKYAKGGRLQFSASGPPPWIPFGQKIQQPVAQTDKDFKSLQPKEKEESTENTAFNALRNDAIAEATKLGTKKTFGGGAKQMVDANVQKIMDKGFTEEQATHALKLTRNNVHRALSNLQRIEDRKQAQAADAAAGGGVGGKPEGGGKLGGKRGGYGKRDEEAELQGKPSEKVSLFDYFGDILQDTEPAASRGGGGGGGGKKSSKESTPHEQQKEQKDRARGESAGRQTGGNRGGHSAKSQQSSGGGSERTERGGGGANRTNQTDNHHSGGAVVNGGSSKNYNQRFENNISSSFANRNTVTSSSGRERGDRGGRGDRGDQHHQQGHGQYSNQSQQRDQHRESNRDQHRDQHRDQQRDQQRDQQRDQQRDQQRDQQQSSNYKQSDYYGSSGNSRYRGANENHSSNASNNPSSGGRGGNSRGGDSKYNQQHQSSGYSHNNQQQQQQQQQQPQQQRQDGFNNNNNSNSNSHSSGKGGKYGGKGQSNENADRYGNSYGSESRNQQQSQHGHGQGANENRQTSGGGGGKSGSGSQNTGSNHHNATSQQQQQQSSYGNASKQSGYHNQQHQGNTANGGNNSNNNNNANNHYNQPTGGSGNHGNSYGSGSGNTGSKNSNKGGRYGGGKDESHKYSGVSATQSTATSASTNTNTTNSQQSKKGKGHGSQQHSNAAQNKPAEQQPSSYGSSGTGKQHGASNANSNSKVNQVAEQMGGMHLGGNKASSGYNATNSSNNNNTVAQTSGPASSSTSSSTGNKHSAKQMNANNHNSSTVQSQQQQQQPQQQPQQQQPQQQHHQQHHQQQHQQQHQQQHQQQHQQQHQQQHHHHQQQQHHQQQRAPQVASPPGVPMPTGPGGPSPGATAPSPGVGGPKNFMPLPNGYNPYQIQMGYPNKQTNDAYAMNVMKSPQQYDPMQQQQQQQQQPPHLGTPGPVPPTVSPVGPNVVPMPVSVTPTGVLAQPQPAVLATAPSPGSVPAHGALAPTSMPMAPAMAPPATAAIPAVYTNWKIGDRCLAKYWEDGGFYTAEITDTSKNTFVVHFLEYGNYEEVLKTDCIPITQAASPAAPAPMAIGYHPAPAPQHMAPPHQAAAAAAAAPVPYAPHPGHPHLPPQHHPGHVPAPLPPHHHQPQMAAAPGAYQAPMQDVAQHAHYAQYKPGPMPPVAAPMQTPPGQGQLPPAMNQYQPVTPQHHLHQQQQQQQQQQPPPQQQQHHPHHLAQQQQQHQQHQQHQQQQQQGGHMAQHHHQSQMVQQQQHGQQRGGVKYREQRPMYVPPAQRK, encoded by the exons ATGGGCCTGCTAGAGCAGTTGCAGGAACAGGGCTG GTACATCACGCAACCCGGCTTAGACAAGCTGCTGGAGGGTGAAAAGAATGGATCCGCCGCTAGTGCGGATGTGAAGCAAGTTGTGAAATTAGCCTTGAAC gtcGATCTGCGAGAGTATGGCGGTGGAGCGCTGGCAAGCCTGTCGTCCCGCGGCGCCAAGGCGGAAAGCTTCGATGGGCCCGGCGTGGTGCAGCTGGTGAAGCTGCGCAATCTCGGCGCGCCGAAGGTGAACGAGGAGTCGAAGGTGGCCCCCCGGCTGCTGAAGCTCACCGTCACCGACGGCCAAACGCAGTACATTGCCCTGGAGCACGAGCACATATCGTGCCTGAGCCTCAACACACCGCCGGGCACGAAGATTTTGCTGAAGAACGGCCCCATCCGCATCCTGCAGGGCGTGATGATGCTGGGCGAAAAGAACGTACAGGTGCTGGGCGGCCACGTAACGGCGCTGGTGGAAAAGTGGGAGCTGAGCCGCACGATGGCCAAGTACGCCAAGGGCGGCCGGTTGCAGTTCAGCGCGTCCGGTCCGCCGCCGTGGATTCCGTTCGGGCAGAAAATCCAGCAACCGGTGGCGCAAACCGACAAGGACTTCAAGAGCCTGCAGCCGAAGGAGAAGGAAGAGTCGACAGAAAACACGGCCTTCAACGCGCTGCGCAACGACGCGATCGCGGAGGCGACCAAGCTCGGCACGAAGAAAACGTTCGGCGGCGGCGCGAAGCAGATGGTCGACGCGAACGTGCAGAAAATCATGGACAAGGGTTTCACCGAGGAGCAGGCGACGCACGCGCTCAAGCTGACGCGCAACAACGTGCACCGGGCGCTCAGCAATCTGCAGCGGATAGAGGACCGGAAGCAGGCGCAAGCGGCCGACGCTGCGGCcggcggtggtgttggtggaaaGCCGGAGGGCGGTGGTAAGCTGGGCGGCAAGCGGGGAGGATACGGCAAGCGGGACGAGGAGGCGGAGCTGCAGGGCAAACCGTCCGAGAAGGTGTCGCTGTTTGACTATTTCGGCGATATACTGCAGGACACGGAGCCGGCTGCGTcccggggtggtggtggtggtggcggtgggaaGAAATCGAGCAAAGAATCGACCCCGCACGAACAGCAGAAGGAGCAGAAGGACCGAGCGCGGGGTGAAAGTGCCGGCCGGCAGACGGGCGGCAATCGGGGCGGTCACTCGGCCAAGAGCCAGCAATCGTCGGGCGGAGGTTCGGAACGAACCGAACGAGGCGGTGGAGGAGCAAACCGAACGAACCAGACTGACAACCACCATTCCGGCGGCGCAGTGGTTAATGGTGGAAGCTCTAAAAACTACAACCAACGCTTTGAGAACAATATTTCGAGCAGTTTCGCCAACCGGAACACCGTCACCTCGTCGTCGGGTCGTGAACGCGGGGACAGAGGCGGCCGCGGCGACAGAGGCGATCAGCATCACCAGCAGGGCCATGGACAGTATTCGAACCAGTCGCAGCAGCGTGATCAGCATCGGGAATCGAATCGGGATCAGCATCGAGATCAGCATCGAGATCAGCAGCGGGATCAGCAGCGTGACCAGCAGCGTGACCAGCAGCGTGACCAGCAGCGTGACCAGCAGCAATCCTCAAACTACAAACAATCGGATTACTACGGTTCGTCGGGCAACAGCCGTTACCGAGGAGCGAACGAAAACCATTCCTCCAATGCGTCCAACAACCCGTCATCCGGTGGCCGGGGTGGAAACAGTCGTGGAGGCGATTCCAAATACAACCAGCAACATCAAAGCTCCGGATACAGTCacaacaaccagcagcagcaacagcagcagcaacaacaaccacagcaaCAGCGTCAAGACGgctttaacaacaacaacaatagcaaTAGTAACAGCCATTCCTCAGGCAAAGGAGGAAAGTACGGTGGCAAAGGACAGTCCAACGAAAATGCGGACCGATACGGCAACAGCTACGGTTCGGAGAGCAGAAATCAGCAACAATCTCAGCACGGACATGGACAGGGTGCGAATGAAAACCGCCAGaccagcggtggtggtggcggcaaaTCCGGTTCCGGATCGCAAAACACTGGCTCTAACCATCATAATGCGAcatcccagcagcagcagcagcaatcatcCTACGGAAATGCATCCAAGCAGTCCGGCTATCACAATCAGCAGCACCAGGGCAATACAGCGAACGgaggcaacaacagcaacaacaacaacaacgctaACAATCACTACAACCAACCAACTGGCGGTAGTGGTAACCATGGTAACAGTTATGGCAGCGGTAGCGGTAACACTGGCTCCAAG AACTCGAACAAAGGTGGACGTTATGGTGGAGGTAAGGATGAATCTCATAAGTACAGTGGTGTGAGTGCAACACAATCCACCGCAACTAGTGccagcaccaacaccaacaccaccaactCGCAGCAATCCAAAAAGGGGAAGGGCCACGGGTCGCAGCAGCATTCCAACGCTGCGCAGAACAAACCGGCCGAGCAGCAGCCGTCATCGTACGGTTCGTCAGGCACGGGCAAGCAGCACGGAGCCTCGAACGctaacagcaacagcaaggtGAACCAAGTGGCGGAACAGATGGGAGGCATGCACCTTGGCGGCAACAAGGCGTCGTCGGGCTACAATGCCACGAacagtagcaacaacaacaacacggtCGCTCAGACGTCCGGCCCTGCCTCCTCTTCCACCTCCTCATCGACTGGCAACAAACACAGCGCCAAGCAGATGAACGCGAACAATCACAATTCGTCGACTGTTCaatcacaacaacagcaacagcagccgcagcaacaaccacagcagcaacaaccacagcagcagcaccatcaacagcatcatcaacagcaacatcagcagcaacatcagcagcaacatcagcaacaacatcagcaacaacatcagcaacaacaccatcaccaccagcagcagcaacaccatcagcagcaacggGCACCGCAGGTAGCCTCACCGCCTGGTGTACCAATGCCAACTGGCCCCGGTGGTCCCTCTCCTGGCGCAACGGCACCCTCGCCGGGCGTTGGTGGCCCGAAGAACTTCATGCCGCTACCGAACGGATACAATCCGTACCAGATCCAGATGGGCTACCcgaacaagcaaacaaacgacgCCTATGCCATGAACGTGATGAAAAGCCCGCAACAGTACGAtccgatgcagcagcagcagcagcaacagcagcagccaccgcaCCTGGGCACTCCAGGGCCCGTTCCGCCTACTGTGTCGCCGGTCGGACCGAACGTGGTGCCAATGCCGGTGAGTGTCACTCCGACGGGCGTACTGGCACAACCGCAACCCGCCGTGCTCGCTACGGCACCATCTCCAGGGTCAGTGCCGGCCCACGGTGCCCTTGCCCCGACCAGCATGCCGATGGCACCGGCGATGGCTCCCCCTGCTACGGCGGCCATACCGGCCGTCTATACGAACTGGAAAATAGGCGATCGATGCTTGGCAAAATACTGGGAAGATGGTGGG TTCTACACAGCGGAAATTACGGACACGTCGAAGAACACGTTCGTCGTACACTTTCTCGAGTACGGCAACTACGAGGAGGTGCTGAAAACGGACTGCATCCCCATCACGCAAGCAGCCAGCCCGGCCGCACCCGCCCCGATGGCAATCGGGTACCATCCCGCACCGGCCCCACAGCACATGGCTCCACCGCATcaggcggcagcagcggcagcagcagcccccgTACCGTACGCTCCCCATCCAGGCCATCCGCATCTTCCACCGCAACACCACCCTGGACACGTGCCGGCACCACTGCCACCCCATCACCATCAACCGCAGATGGCGGCCGCTCCCGGTGCGTACCAAGCGCCAATGCAGGACGTTGCCCAGCACGCGCACTATGCGCAGTATAAGCCGGGCCCGATGCCACCGGTCGCCGCTCCGATGCAGACACCCCCCGGACAGGGTCAGCTGCCACCGGCGATGAATCAGTATCAACCAGTAACGCCGCAGCATCAcctccatcagcagcagcagcagcagcagcaacagcagccgccgccgcaacagcaacagcatcatccGCATCACCtcgcccaacagcagcagcaacatcaacagcaccaacagcatcagcaacagcagcagcagggtggaCATATGGCGCAACATCATCACCAGTCACAGAtggtccagcagcagcagcacggacAGCAGCGAGGAGGTGTGAAGTATCGCGAACAGCGACCCATGTACGTTCCCCCGGCACAGCGTAAGTAG
- the LOC120902425 gene encoding uncharacterized protein LOC120902425 — MANFNQMPIEILEQIFDHLDYRSRRNLTLVCRRWNAVLLSDRFIARNVTLILNGSRMSWLHKHNFHRAYPNLTLQLDSTIEGEASKGLRLLPTLFPDPSTVCLRLDFPSEPVWVAFCREPFVNLATVQTLHLTGRFRLASRRVLCLCLEELRTLQLDYPYASDLNLVAPKLSRLHLHVLLNEHIDFLQRFIDQLRSLTVVFDAKESYNFYSLQPVGLYELVIDRRDKGMTKSERNASIAFFKRLHQLRRLELRVKFIDSVVLHTIADRLGQLLHLSLQVTEGTIELKHIANLTRLETLRIVAGRVNLQHVHLPALRSFELGSDELPGTYLEGIEGLMAFHRLCSLTLINVKIYPEVLQLTPTYSVERMVLAHYRRIDETHLQILVKRFPALRWLRISHCHGLYKREIDKLKRMLPDLAVAFDEVKSDRI, encoded by the exons ATGGCGAACTTTAATCAGATGCCCATTGAG ATTTTGGAACAGATATTTGACCACCTAGATTACCGCTCGCGACGCAACCTGACTCTGGTATGTCGACGATGGAACGCAGTGCTTCTGTCGGATCGGTTCATTGCCCGCAATGTAACGCTCATCCTCAATGGGTCCCGTATGTCCTGGCTCCACAAGCACAACTTCCATCGTGCCTATCCAAATCTGACGCTCCAGCTGGACAGCACAATCGAGGGAGAAGCGTCCAAAGGGCTCCGCCTGCTCCCGACGCTCTTTCCTGACCCCTCCACTGTTTGCTTACGGCTGGATTTCCCTTCCGAACCGGTCTGGGTTGCCTTTTGTCGAGAGCCGTTCGTCAACCTGGCCACAGTACAAACGCTTCACCTGACGGGCAGATTTCGTCTGGCATCGCGTCGCGTTTTATGCCTTTGCCTAGAAGAGCTACGGACGCTCCAGCTAGACTACCCCTACGCGAGCGATCTAAACCTGGTGGCGCCCAAACTATCCCGTCTGCATCTGCACGTGCTGCTAAACGAGCATATCGATTTTCTACAACGCTTTATCGACCAGCTCCGCTCACTCACCGTCGTGTTCGACGCGAAGGAAAGCTACAACTTCTACAGCCTGCAGCCGGTCGGGTTGTACGAGCTTGTGATCGATCGGCGTGACAAGGGCATGACGAAGAGTGAGCGGAACGCTAGCATAGCATTCTTCAAACGGCTCCACCAACTACGGCGGCTCGAGCTGCGGGTGAAGTTTATCGACAGCGTTGTGCTGCACACGATCGCGGACAGGCTGGGGCAGCTCCTCCACCTGTCGCTCCAGGTGACCGAGGGTACGATCGAGCTGAAGCACATCGCGAACCTGACCCGGCTGGAAACGCTGCGCATAGTGGCGGGCCGGGTGAATCTGCAGCATGTGCACTTGCCGGCGCTTCGCTCGTTCGAGCTCGGCTCGGACGAACTGCCCGGGACGTATCTCGAGGGCATCGAGGGACTGATGGCGTTCCATCGGCTGTGTTCGTTGACACTGATCAATGTGAAGATCTACCCGGAGGTGCTGCAGCTCACCCCGACGTACAGTGTGGAGCGGATGGTTCTCGCCCATTACCGAAGG ATCGACGAGACTCACCTGCAGATACTGGTCAAACGATTTCCGGCCTTGCGCTGGCTGCGCATTAGCCACTGTCACGGGCTGTACAAGCGCGAAATAGACAAGCTGAAGCGAATGCTGCCCGATCTGGCCGTAGCATTCGATGAGGTTAAAAGTGATAGAATTTGA